The nucleotide window TTGTCTGGCTGGGTGCCATTCCAGACAGCGTCGAGGGATATACCCCCGACAACCTGGCCGCTGCTATTCAAGATGCGCTTATTTGTATCGAGATGCCGGCTTTCGCCATCGCTCACTGGTACGCCTTCTCGTGGCATGATTTTGCCGACAATAGCATCTCATCTGCGAGAATGCCTGTCAAATTCGCCCTGCGCGATGCATTTGGCATTAGGGATCTCATCGAAGACTCAAAAGAGACGTTCACCGGCGACAAGTACGGGTACCGCTTTTTTGACTCTGGAGACAAAATCATGGCACACGAGGAGTCGCGTGCTAGACTGGGCAGGCTCGACGAAGGCATGCGGTACACTAGGGGCGGTAAAGCGAAGTATTGGATTCCGACACCCGGTCAGGTGGACCGTCAGACGAATCGTGACTTGAACGAGCGGGATCCTTTACTTCAGGGGACTGCGGGCGGGCCGAGCGAGGAGTACAACTACGCCAACGGCACCTTTAACGAAGATCTCGCCAACGACCCGCAGATAGATCCTGACGACGAACGGCTCTTTGACAAGGCACGCGAGCTAGAGTTTGGCGACTGGAACGTGAGTGGAAACCCCGTCTCGACGCGTGCCCTGGCTGACAAGCTGCAGTATCCTGTCATCACTGCGAATGAGCCGTTGAGCAAGCGGTACATGTCCTCTCAGGGAAGCCTGGGCTTCCATTCCGACCCCCGATCGACGGTCGAACGTCTGCGGGTATCGACACGAAATAGCGAGCCGGCTGTCGTTGCCagcaaaaagaagaagaagaagcagaagcaacTCGCAGCCGAGACTCCGGGTGGGACATCGTCACCAGATCGTTCTGGGTCTGGTTCTTCGTCGAAGCCGCATAGTCCGGCCCCTCAGCCCGCaaagcccgccgccgcgaccgaGGAAGACACTGAACCACGGCCGAGCGCTCAGAGGCAACACAGTCATTCAGAGGAATCTCCTCTTCTGCAGGAGGCCATGACATCCCCATGGGCTGAGAGCGAGCAAGAAGACGACTTCAACAAGAACTTTGGCGTgggagacgacgaagagTTCAAGAATGTGTGGAGCGGGAGCGAGCCGTCACAGTCCCGTTGACGGAATGTGTACAATCAGAGCGCTGCTTTGTTTATTTCGAGTCTGATACCCTTACCCTCGTGTTCCGTGTTTAAGCAATACTGGCATAGCGAGGAGTTTGTGGGGAAATACGAGTGCCTGTCTTCAAAAAGCTGACTTGTCGGGGGTTTCGTTGTATAGCAGGCGAATCAATAGAAGCGAAAGAAATGGCTTGAATACACTACGTGCCGTATACTTGATGTTCTTCGCGCTTCCTGCCGTCATGGTTTTCTTGATCGTTCTGTGGATCCGATCACATGCCCAACCCAAGGCCATAATGTAACAGTAATCCGGGAGCCTGCTTCTCTTGTCATCAGCCGCGGGTAGCGATCTATCCGATAGTCTTCTGTTCATCTTGAACCATTCTTCGTTGAGGCTGCTGCCTCAGCGCCGCGACCtccgcttcttcttcgtcctctgCGCTGGCAGGACTAGGCGGCAGATCACCGGTCGCCCATTCCTTTGGTGCAAAGCCCAGCTCAAATTCCAGAGTCCCGCCGTTGGCGAAGATGTCCCCCCAAGTCACCCACGCCTTGTCCCACTGCTTGCCATTGACGCGCAGGCTCTGCACGTAATATGCGTCTTCGGAGCCCCCCGTGGACGACACCTTGAGCTCGCGCCCGTCGCCGAGCGAGATGGTTAGGTCCGAGAACCACGGTGAGCCGATGAGGAAGGTCGTCTGACCCGTCAGAGGGTACAGCCCAATCATATTCCACAACAGCCAAGACTCCATGGCGCCAGCGTCAGAGTTGCCTGGCAGGCCGTTGGGCGCAGGCTTGTAATAAGATTTTGCGACAAAGCGGGAGCGCTCCACCGAGAGGTGCTGTTTATTGACAAAGTTGAACAGGTATGGGGTCCCGAAGGAGGGCTCGTTGCCCGGGTTGAAGATGGTGTTACCAAAGGCACCGTTGCCCGCGAACTGGCCCGGCTCGAATGTCTTCTCCAGCCTGTCGGAGAAGCGCTGTGCCCCACCCGTCAGATTGACGAGGTGCGCGACGTCGTGATGCGCGTTGAACGAGTATTCCCACGGTGTGGCCTGGTAGTAGGCCTCGGCCCAGTAGCAGCCGCCGCAGTTGAGGGGGTCTTGCGGCGGGAAGCTGCCGTCGGCGTTGCGCGGGCCCATGAAGCCGCTGAAGCCATGACTCGTCATATCCTTGTTCCAGTGGTTGCGCCAATTCCTGGACCGCTTCAGGTACCTTTTGGCGACGTCAGAAACGCCCAGCCCTTTGGCGACCTGGTAGATGTTGAAGTCGTTAACCGAATACTCGACGGCTCGGGTGACGGCGCGGGCGAAGCGGGGCGAGATCCAGCCGAGATCGAGCCAGTCCGGGAGAGCGCCGCGGCCCTCCTTGGTGGAGCCGGAGCGGTCACGCGGGTCGTTGTTGGGAGGGGGTGTCACCTCGCCGTTTTTGAGCATGGCCAAGAGACCGTCGTCCCAgttgacggcgccgcggaCGCCCTTGACGtaggcgtcggcgaggacgttgTCGCTGTTGGACCCGGCctggacggcgccgttgtaAAAGGAGGATCGAGCGTCCGAGACGTAACCCTCGTGCCGCCAAATATCGATCATGGAGCGGATAAACTCCTCGTAGGCCTCGGGCTGGAGGATGTGGAGGAGGGATGTGGTGCAGCGGAACTGTGCTTTATTAGATTGTTGACAGCCATGGCTACGAAGTCGGGCTTACTGTATCCCAGAACGTGAAGACGTCATCGTAGTAAGGCTCTGATGACTTCCAGAGCGGATTCTCGCCCGTCTTGTTAGTGGGCAGCAAGTTCATGAAGTACA belongs to Colletotrichum higginsianum IMI 349063 chromosome 5, whole genome shotgun sequence and includes:
- a CDS encoding Glycosyl hydrolase family 92 is translated as MRRLTVMFMASAVAAQSADLSSYVLTDTGTVAGGNAFPGVSRPLGMVKIGPDLENGVDAYSGYLPDGHFIGFSMLHEHGTGGAPKYGVVNQMPVVGAVDNPLTRNTDTRAQPDETEVGHYKSFLSSGVVVELGATERAGLYQYSFPGNGSTQGNVIVDVSHVLPSYRGQGLGQNYLGGKIEVVEADDGLHYEGHGYYDNGWNRAEEWQVFFCGYFDRPAAYKTFLGVDRMSTSLAKYGNETSHESRTQRLGAIFTFEDATVRSRVGVSFISTTQACKNVNSEIPADRSFSSVRRATREAWNSKVLSKVKTTETETRKLNQLYSALYFMNLLPTNKTGENPLWKSSEPYYDDVFTFWDTFRCTTSLLHILQPEAYEEFIRSMIDIWRHEGYVSDARSSFYNGAVQAGSNSDNVLADAYVKGVRGAVNWDDGLLAMLKNGEVTPPPNNDPRDRSGSTKEGRGALPDWLDLGWISPRFARAVTRAVEYSVNDFNIYQVAKGLGVSDVAKRYLKRSRNWRNHWNKDMTSHGFSGFMGPRNADGSFPPQDPLNCGGCYWAEAYYQATPWEYSFNAHHDVAHLVNLTGGAQRFSDRLEKTFEPGQFAGNGAFGNTIFNPGNEPSFGTPYLFNFVNKQHLSVERSRFVAKSYYKPAPNGLPGNSDAGAMESWLLWNMIGLYPLTGQTTFLIGSPWFSDLTISLGDGRELKVSSTGGSEDAYYVQSLRVNGKQWDKAWVTWGDIFANGGTLEFELGFAPKEWATGDLPPSPASAEDEEEAEVAALRQQPQRRMVQDEQKTIG
- a CDS encoding Duf300 domain-containing protein yields the protein MMAGGTGEKLTTATIIVAGVAALIATFLSAVKNYRKPLLQRYVVRILLMVPIYSIASWTSMISIKAASFLDPVRDIYEAFTIYTFFQLLINYLSGERALIIMTHGREPVSHLWPLNHVLPRVDISDPHTFLAIKRGILQYAWLKPILALAAVIMKATGTYQEGYIGVESGYLWSGIIYNISVTVSLYSLGLFWVCMHNDLLPFRPVPKFLCIKLIIFASYWQGFFLSILVWLGAIPDSVEGYTPDNLAAAIQDALICIEMPAFAIAHWYAFSWHDFADNSISSARMPVKFALRDAFGIRDLIEDSKETFTGDKYGYRFFDSGDKIMAHEESRARLGRLDEGMRYTRGGKAKYWIPTPGQVDRQTNRDLNERDPLLQGTAGGPSEEYNYANGTFNEDLANDPQIDPDDERLFDKARELEFGDWNVSGNPVSTRALADKLQYPVITANEPLSKRYMSSQGSLGFHSDPRSTVERLRVSTRNSEPAVVASKKKKKKQKQLAAETPGGTSSPDRSGSGSSSKPHSPAPQPAKPAAATEEDTEPRPSAQRQHSHSEESPLLQEAMTSPWAESEQEDDFNKNFGVGDDEEFKNVWSGSEPSQSR